In a single window of the Rhineura floridana isolate rRhiFlo1 chromosome 3, rRhiFlo1.hap2, whole genome shotgun sequence genome:
- the NACA gene encoding nascent polypeptide-associated complex subunit alpha isoform X4 yields the protein MTVTLPPVPGAPMEVMRTAEESEPAATKNPEVAGKGSQAGTALEPSAPGAPEAPAACFSQPPIRASAAVSGSSVSSTAHPSSPSHDAGLPFAGLCPFSTPLAPTGLAASPGQLFSFVATPSSVSRESLSPGPTLSPSVPAVVAQIPSSPLKPPDVADSAQTVTPSSPSTALGSVASPRSPIISSGSFSSALPASLAGPALTASAAPISQLPSCPPVPAPFILPVAPVSHPLVPGPTVLPVIPSTFHIPLSSPVGPTAPATAPAPVAPTSAPSPGPVSVVASPTSPLPVLSPVTPSLIPGTPVTPAPGQVASPPVLSPHVAKSHSTVVPPASPTLKNSVTASLSPLPLAVTTHSSAASPVPASSPVVPPGSPVGSACHPMTLPLASVPGPVAPASCPLASVMCPGTPPVSPAGPDPIQLIPAAAPMKPASSPVAPALAPVSSPVAVPVAPAGPSVKPASASALVAGPVATIGSASCPVQSVSKSVAPVLASVSGTISPPVSQGVPAPILLAPAVPPVKPTSPASTSDSLTPKVPVPQPVTSGSVPPAGSAPGSWAPALPPVKPPPGHVTPTRPASSSVALPLAPISGPVTPSVAPVGVTPKPLAPAVPPDSLLAPTAAPVAPSSQPLASPSGPVTLPGPASSPVPLSLAPSGFVTPPVVTAEVASQPLAPGPPSVKPASPPTPAPHSLTPAAGPVFQPVAPAGPASNPVAPPLAPPCGSVTPPIDPAGSAPRALAPGVPPVKPVSPSFPPVSSVAPAGVPSSPVAAAAQPMAPLAAISGSLASPVAATVPAPKQVAPTAPPGISTSCSVASHPMAPLLAPVSVPGVPPSCPLASAVAPVKPPSLAPTSSPVATAEPASSPLAPASGPVALPVAPTGVAPRSLAPTGPPVKPASAPVAPPSQPVAPPLAPASGPLAPSVVPTVAASKPVAPMGPPVKPASVPVAPPSQPVGPPLEPASGPQASPLVPAGVACKPVAPTGPPVKPASAAVAPPLVPAPEPLAPSVVPAGVASKPVAPTRPPIKPLPALVAPPSQPVAPPLAPASGPLAPCVVPTVTASKPVAPMGPPVEPASAPVASPLAPTTGPLAPCVVPTVAASKPVVSPLAPSPGPLAPSVVPAGVASKPVAPTGPPVEPPSAPVAPPSQPLAPPLAPASGTLTPPLVPAGAASKPVAPAVPLVTPVPPLAPTSVPITPPAAPAVPASSPVPPTVPSLASAVFPADSAAGPKGSSVASSKPPVVSASGPVASPTSPVISPPGSVAITSPLAVSTSSAASASAPSLPPVTPSPAPRSPAVPVGSAALTLDASQVPVTSVGDKVPPRKTVSLPLAPADRSVSATAVSSLPQPASPPTSSIKKLTPSAVLSKPSPASPASGLASEVPPKPPTPVSAVTEDDELPPLIPPEAPAGEPPLQPVLVDFSPKPAAALAEAPATAPLPPPAKQPALKNDKGSGTESDSDESVPELEEQDSTQATTQQAQLAAAAEIDEEPVSKAKQSRSEKKARKAMSKLGLRQVTGVTRVTIRKSKNILFVITKPDVYKSPASDTYIVFGEAKIEDLSQQAQLAAAEKFKVQGEAVSNIQENTQTPTVQEESEEEEVDETGVEVKDIELVMSQANVSRAKAVRALKNNSNDIVNAIMELTM from the exons ATGACTG TAACTCTACCCCCAGTTCCTGGGGCCCCCATGGAAGTGATGCGGACAGCTGAGGAGTCCGAACCAGCTGCCACCAAGAATCCTGAGGTGGCAGGCAAGGGTTCTCAGGCTGGGACTGCTCTGGAGCCTTCAG CTCCTGGTGCTCCTGAAGCGCCTGCAGCCTGTTTTTCTCAGCCTCCTATTCGAGCATCAG CTGCTGTTTCTGGCTCCTCTGTATCTAGCACTGCTCACCCTTCCTCTCCATCCCATGATGCTGGCTTGCCCTTTGCTGGACTCTGTCCTTTCAGTACTCCATTGGCACCTACTGGCCTTGCTGCCTCACCTGGGCAGCTTTTCTCCTTTGTGGCTACTCCCTCCTCTGTCTCCCGAGAATCACTCTCTCCTGGCCCTACCCTGTCTCCTAGTGTTCCAGCTGTGGTGGCCCAgattccttcctctcctctgaagcctccagatgtggctgattCTGCACAAACAGTTACCCCCTCATCTCCAAGCACTGCATTAGGGTCTGTGGCTTCTCCCCGATCCCCAATAATTTCCTCTGGGTCTTTTAGTTCAGCTCTTCCAGCCTCCCTTGCAGGCCCAGCGCTGACAGCGTCTGCAGCCCCCATTTCTCAGTTGCCATCATGTCCTCCTGTTCCAGCTCCTTTCATTCTCCCAGTCGCCCCTGTTTCTCATCCTCTGGTCCCAGGTCCCACTGTTCTCCCTGTTATACCAAGCACTTTTCACATTCCTCTCAGCTCTCCTGTTGGTCCCACGGCCCCTGCCACTGCTCCTGCCCCTGTGGCCCCAACCTCTGCTCCTTCTCCTGGTCCAGTTTCTGTAGTTGCTTCTCCCACATCACCGTTACCTGTTCTTAGCCCTGTAACCCCTTCTCTGATTCCTGGTACTCCTGTGACCCCTGCTCCTGGCCAAGTGGCTTCACCTCCTGTGCTCTCTCCCCACGTGGCTAAATCTCATAGCACTGTGGTCCCACCTGCTTCTCCTACACTCAAGAATTCTGTTACAGCATCTCTTTCTCCTCTACCCCTTGCAGTGACTACTCACAGCTCTGCAGCCTCTCCAGTGCCAGCATCTAGTCCTGTGGTTCCTCCAGGGTCTCCTGTGGGATCTGCTTGCCACCCTATGACTCTTCCTTTGGCATCTGTTCCTGGCCCTGTAGCACCTGCTTCCTGCCCCTTGGCCTCTGTGATGTGCCCTGGTACTCCTCCTGTGTCCCCAGCAGGGCCAGATCCTATACAGTTGATACCTGCAGCAGCACCCATGAAACCTGCTTCTAGCCCTGTGGCTCCTGCTTTAGCACCTGTTTCCAGCCCTGTGGCTGTTCCTGTGGCTCCTGCAGGGCCATCTGTGAAACCTGCTTCTGCTTCAGCACTTGTTGCTGGCCCTGTAGCCACAATAGGATCTGCTTCTTGTCCTGTACAATCAGTTTCTAAGTCTGTTGCTCCTGTTTTGGCATCTGTTTCTGGCACTATATCCCCACCTGTGTCACAAGGAGTACCTGCTCCTATACTATTGGCACCTGCAGTACCACCTGTGAAACCTACTTCTCCTGCATCTACTTCTGACTCTCTAACTCCAAAAGTGCCTGTTCCCCAACCTGTGACTTCTGGCTCTGTGCCTCCAGCAGGGTCTGCTCCTGGATCATGGGCCCCTGCTTTGCCACCTGTGAAACCCCCTCCTGGCCATGTAACTCCAACAAGACCTGCTTCTAGTTCTGTGGCTCTTCCTTTGGCACCTATATCTGGACCTGTAACTCCTTCTGTGGCCCCAGTTGGGGTCACTCCTAAACCACTGGCCCCCGCAGTGCCTCCCGATTCTCTTTTGGCACCTACTGCTGCCCCTGTGGCACCTTCATCCCAACCTTTGGCTTCTCCCTCTGGCCCTGTGACCCTACCAGGACCTGCTTCTAGTCCTGTGCCTCTTTCTTTGGCACCTTCTGGATTTGTAACCCCACCTGTCGTTACAGCCGAGGTTGCTTCTCAGCCCCTGGCCCCTGGCCCGCCATCAGTGAAACCTGCTTCTCCTCCAACACCTGCACCTCACTCTCTAACCCCAGCAGCAGGACCTGTCTTCCAGCCTGTGGCCCCAGCAGGGCCTGCTTCTAATCCTGTGGCTCCTCCTTTGGCACCTCCTTGTGGATCTGTAACCCCTCCTATTGACCCAGCCGGGTCTGCTCCTAGAGCACTGGCCCCTGGGGTGCCACCTGTGAAACCTGTCTCTCCTTCGTTTCCTCCTGTTAGCTCTGTGGCCCCAGCAGGGGTGCCTTCTAGTCCTGTGGCAGCTGCTGCCCAACCTATGGCTCCTCTAGCAGCCATTTCTGGCTCCCTAGCCTCTCCTGTGGCTGCAACAGTACCTGCACCTAAACAAGTGGCACCTACAGCTCCACCTGGGATATCTACTTCTTGCTCTGTGGCTTCTCATCCCATGGCTCCTCTTTTGGCACCTGTCTCTGTTCCTGGGGTTCCTCCTTCCTGCCCCTTGGCATCTGCAGTGGCACCTGTGAAACCTCCTTCTTTGGCACCTACATCTAGTCCTGTGGCCACAGCAGAGCCTGCTTCTAGTCCATTGGCACCTGCTTCTGGACCTGTAGCCCTTCCTGTGGCTCCCACAGGGGTCGCTCCTAGATCACTGGCCCCCACAGGACCACCTGTGAAACCTGCTTCTGCCCCTGTGGCACCCCCGTCCCAGCCTGTGGCTCCTCCTTTGGCACCCGCCTCTGGGCCTCTGGCACCTTCTGTAGTACCAACAGTGGCTGCTTCTAAGCCAGTGGCCCCCATGGGGCCACCTGTGAAACCTGCTTCTGTCCCTGTGGCTCCTCCATCCCAGCCTGTTGGTCCTCCTCTGGAACCTGCATCTGGGCCTCAGGCATCTCCTTTGGTCCCAGCAGGGGTTGCTTGTAAGCCAGTGGCCCCCACAGGGCCACCTGTGAAACCTGCTTCTGCCGCTGTGGCTCCTCCTTTGGTACCTGCCCCTGAGCCTCTGGCGCCTTCTGTGGTCCCAGCAGGGGTTGCTTCTAAGCCAGTGGCCCCCACAAGGCCACCTATAAAGCCACTTCCTGCCCTTGTGGCTCCTCCATCCCAGCCTGTGGCTCCTCCTTTGGCACCCGCCTCTGGGCCTCTGGCACCTTGTGTGGTACCAACAGTGACTGCTTCTAAGCCAGTGGCCCCCATGGGGCCACCTGTGGAACCTGCTTCTGCCCCTGTGGCTTCTCCTTTGGCACCCACCACTGGGCCTCTGGCACCTTGTGTGGTACCAACAGTGGCTGCTTCTAAGCCAGTGGTTTCTCCTTTGGCACCTTCCCCTGGGCCTCTGGCGCCTTCTGTGGTCCCAGCAGGGGTTGCTTCTAAGCCAGTGGCCCCCACAGGACCACCTGTAGAACCTCCTTCTGCCCCTGTGGCTCCTCCGTCCCAGCCTCTGGCCCCTCCTTTGGCGCCTGCCTCTGGGACTCTGACACCTCCTTTGGTCCCAGCAGGGGCTGCTTCTAAGCCAGTGGCACCTGCAGTGCCACTTGTGACACCTGTTCCTCCTCTGGCACCTACATCTGTCCCCATAACCCCTCCTGCGGCCCCAGCAGTGCCTGCTTCCAGCCCTGTACCCCCTACAGTTCCTTCTTTGGCCTCCGCAGTTTTCCCTGCAGATTCTGCAGCTGGCCCCAAGGGATCTTCAGTAGCATCTTCTAAGCCTCCTGTTGTTTCTGCTTCTGGCCCAGTAGCCTCCCCAACGTCACCTGTCATCTCTCCTCCTGGCTCTGTGGCCATTACTTCCCCATTGGCTGTTTCCACATCATCTGCAGCCTCAGCCTCGGCTCCTTCTCTTCCCCCGGTGACCCCTAGCCCTGCCCCCAGATCCCCAGCTGTCCCTGTTGGCTCTGCTGCCTTGACCTTGGATGCATCACAGGTCCCTGTCACCTCTGTTGGGGATAAGGTGCCTCCACGAAAAACAGTATCTTTGCCTCTTGCACCTGCAGATCGTTCTGTTTCTGCCACAGCTGTAAGCAGTCTCCCTCAGCCTGCTTCCCCTCCTACATCCTCTATAAAAAAGCTAACTCCCTCTGCTGTGCTTTCTAAGCCATCACCAGCTTCACCTGCATCTGGTCTAGCATCTGAAGTGCCACCCAAACCCCCCACCCCTGTCTCTGCTGTCACTGAAGACGACGAGTTGCCACCTTTGATCCCTCCAGAGGCGCCTGCTGGGGAGCCGCCTCTGCAGCCAGTCCTGGTGGATTTCTCTCCTAAACCAGCTGCGGCCCTTGCTGAGGCCCCAGCAactgctcctcttcctcctcctgccaaaCAACCTGCCCTGAAGAATGACAAGG GGTCTGGGACAGAATCCGACAGTGATGAATCAGTGCCAGAACTTGAAGAGCAGGACTCTACGCAGGCCACAACACAGCAGGCACAG CTTGCAGCAGCAGCTGAAATAGATGAAGAACCAGTTAGCAAAGCAAAACAGAGCCGGAGTGAAAAGAAAGCACGGAAG
- the NACA gene encoding nascent polypeptide-associated complex subunit alpha isoform X6 has protein sequence MPGEATETVPATEQELPQPQAETVTLPPVPGAPMEVMRTAEESEPAATKNPEVAGKGSQAGTALEPSAPGAPEAPAACFSQPPIRASVTTHSSAASPVPASSPVVPPGSPVGSACHPMTLPLASVPGPVAPASCPLASVMCPGTPPVSPAGPDPIQLIPAAAPMKPASSPVAPALAPVSSPVAVPVAPAGPSVKPASASALVAGPVATIGSASCPVQSVSKSVAPVLASVSGTISPPVSQGVPAPILLAPAVPPVKPTSPASTSDSLTPKVPVPQPVTSGSVPPAGSAPGSWAPALPPVKPPPGHVTPTRPASSSVALPLAPISGPVTPSVAPVGVTPKPLAPAVPPDSLLAPTAAPVAPSSQPLASPSGPVTLPGPASSPVPLSLAPSGFVTPPVVTAEVASQPLAPGPPSVKPASPPTPAPHSLTPAAGPVFQPVAPAGPASNPVAPPLAPPCGSVTPPIDPAGSAPRALAPGVPPVKPVSPSFPPVSSVAPAGVPSSPVAAAAQPMAPLAAISGSLASPVAATVPAPKQVAPTAPPGISTSCSVASHPMAPLLAPVSVPGVPPSCPLASAVAPVKPPSLAPTSSPVATAEPASSPLAPASGPVALPVAPTGVAPRSLAPTGPPVKPASAPVAPPSQPVAPPLAPASGPLAPSVVPTVAASKPVAPMGPPVKPASVPVAPPSQPVGPPLEPASGPQASPLVPAGVACKPVAPTGPPVKPASAAVAPPLVPAPEPLAPSVVPAGVASKPVAPTRPPIKPLPALVAPPSQPVAPPLAPASGPLAPCVVPTVTASKPVAPMGPPVEPASAPVASPLAPTTGPLAPCVVPTVAASKPVVSPLAPSPGPLAPSVVPAGVASKPVAPTGPPVEPPSAPVAPPSQPLAPPLAPASGTLTPPLVPAGAASKPVAPAVPLVTPVPPLAPTSVPITPPAAPAVPASSPVPPTVPSLASAVFPADSAAGPKGSSVASSKPPVVSASGPVASPTSPVISPPGSVAITSPLAVSTSSAASASAPSLPPVTPSPAPRSPAVPVGSAALTLDASQVPVTSVGDKVPPRKTVSLPLAPADRSVSATAVSSLPQPASPPTSSIKKLTPSAVLSKPSPASPASGLASEVPPKPPTPVSAVTEDDELPPLIPPEAPAGEPPLQPVLVDFSPKPAAALAEAPATAPLPPPAKQPALKNDKGSGTESDSDESVPELEEQDSTQATTQQAQLAAAAEIDEEPVSKAKQSRSEKKARKAMSKLGLRQVTGVTRVTIRKSKNILFVITKPDVYKSPASDTYIVFGEAKIEDLSQQAQLAAAEKFKVQGEAVSNIQENTQTPTVQEESEEEEVDETGVEVKDIELVMSQANVSRAKAVRALKNNSNDIVNAIMELTM, from the exons ATGCCTGGTGAAGCCACAGAAACTGTTCCAGCGACGGAACAAGAGCTGCCACAGCCTCAGGCTGAAACAG TAACTCTACCCCCAGTTCCTGGGGCCCCCATGGAAGTGATGCGGACAGCTGAGGAGTCCGAACCAGCTGCCACCAAGAATCCTGAGGTGGCAGGCAAGGGTTCTCAGGCTGGGACTGCTCTGGAGCCTTCAG CTCCTGGTGCTCCTGAAGCGCCTGCAGCCTGTTTTTCTCAGCCTCCTATTCGAGCATCAG TGACTACTCACAGCTCTGCAGCCTCTCCAGTGCCAGCATCTAGTCCTGTGGTTCCTCCAGGGTCTCCTGTGGGATCTGCTTGCCACCCTATGACTCTTCCTTTGGCATCTGTTCCTGGCCCTGTAGCACCTGCTTCCTGCCCCTTGGCCTCTGTGATGTGCCCTGGTACTCCTCCTGTGTCCCCAGCAGGGCCAGATCCTATACAGTTGATACCTGCAGCAGCACCCATGAAACCTGCTTCTAGCCCTGTGGCTCCTGCTTTAGCACCTGTTTCCAGCCCTGTGGCTGTTCCTGTGGCTCCTGCAGGGCCATCTGTGAAACCTGCTTCTGCTTCAGCACTTGTTGCTGGCCCTGTAGCCACAATAGGATCTGCTTCTTGTCCTGTACAATCAGTTTCTAAGTCTGTTGCTCCTGTTTTGGCATCTGTTTCTGGCACTATATCCCCACCTGTGTCACAAGGAGTACCTGCTCCTATACTATTGGCACCTGCAGTACCACCTGTGAAACCTACTTCTCCTGCATCTACTTCTGACTCTCTAACTCCAAAAGTGCCTGTTCCCCAACCTGTGACTTCTGGCTCTGTGCCTCCAGCAGGGTCTGCTCCTGGATCATGGGCCCCTGCTTTGCCACCTGTGAAACCCCCTCCTGGCCATGTAACTCCAACAAGACCTGCTTCTAGTTCTGTGGCTCTTCCTTTGGCACCTATATCTGGACCTGTAACTCCTTCTGTGGCCCCAGTTGGGGTCACTCCTAAACCACTGGCCCCCGCAGTGCCTCCCGATTCTCTTTTGGCACCTACTGCTGCCCCTGTGGCACCTTCATCCCAACCTTTGGCTTCTCCCTCTGGCCCTGTGACCCTACCAGGACCTGCTTCTAGTCCTGTGCCTCTTTCTTTGGCACCTTCTGGATTTGTAACCCCACCTGTCGTTACAGCCGAGGTTGCTTCTCAGCCCCTGGCCCCTGGCCCGCCATCAGTGAAACCTGCTTCTCCTCCAACACCTGCACCTCACTCTCTAACCCCAGCAGCAGGACCTGTCTTCCAGCCTGTGGCCCCAGCAGGGCCTGCTTCTAATCCTGTGGCTCCTCCTTTGGCACCTCCTTGTGGATCTGTAACCCCTCCTATTGACCCAGCCGGGTCTGCTCCTAGAGCACTGGCCCCTGGGGTGCCACCTGTGAAACCTGTCTCTCCTTCGTTTCCTCCTGTTAGCTCTGTGGCCCCAGCAGGGGTGCCTTCTAGTCCTGTGGCAGCTGCTGCCCAACCTATGGCTCCTCTAGCAGCCATTTCTGGCTCCCTAGCCTCTCCTGTGGCTGCAACAGTACCTGCACCTAAACAAGTGGCACCTACAGCTCCACCTGGGATATCTACTTCTTGCTCTGTGGCTTCTCATCCCATGGCTCCTCTTTTGGCACCTGTCTCTGTTCCTGGGGTTCCTCCTTCCTGCCCCTTGGCATCTGCAGTGGCACCTGTGAAACCTCCTTCTTTGGCACCTACATCTAGTCCTGTGGCCACAGCAGAGCCTGCTTCTAGTCCATTGGCACCTGCTTCTGGACCTGTAGCCCTTCCTGTGGCTCCCACAGGGGTCGCTCCTAGATCACTGGCCCCCACAGGACCACCTGTGAAACCTGCTTCTGCCCCTGTGGCACCCCCGTCCCAGCCTGTGGCTCCTCCTTTGGCACCCGCCTCTGGGCCTCTGGCACCTTCTGTAGTACCAACAGTGGCTGCTTCTAAGCCAGTGGCCCCCATGGGGCCACCTGTGAAACCTGCTTCTGTCCCTGTGGCTCCTCCATCCCAGCCTGTTGGTCCTCCTCTGGAACCTGCATCTGGGCCTCAGGCATCTCCTTTGGTCCCAGCAGGGGTTGCTTGTAAGCCAGTGGCCCCCACAGGGCCACCTGTGAAACCTGCTTCTGCCGCTGTGGCTCCTCCTTTGGTACCTGCCCCTGAGCCTCTGGCGCCTTCTGTGGTCCCAGCAGGGGTTGCTTCTAAGCCAGTGGCCCCCACAAGGCCACCTATAAAGCCACTTCCTGCCCTTGTGGCTCCTCCATCCCAGCCTGTGGCTCCTCCTTTGGCACCCGCCTCTGGGCCTCTGGCACCTTGTGTGGTACCAACAGTGACTGCTTCTAAGCCAGTGGCCCCCATGGGGCCACCTGTGGAACCTGCTTCTGCCCCTGTGGCTTCTCCTTTGGCACCCACCACTGGGCCTCTGGCACCTTGTGTGGTACCAACAGTGGCTGCTTCTAAGCCAGTGGTTTCTCCTTTGGCACCTTCCCCTGGGCCTCTGGCGCCTTCTGTGGTCCCAGCAGGGGTTGCTTCTAAGCCAGTGGCCCCCACAGGACCACCTGTAGAACCTCCTTCTGCCCCTGTGGCTCCTCCGTCCCAGCCTCTGGCCCCTCCTTTGGCGCCTGCCTCTGGGACTCTGACACCTCCTTTGGTCCCAGCAGGGGCTGCTTCTAAGCCAGTGGCACCTGCAGTGCCACTTGTGACACCTGTTCCTCCTCTGGCACCTACATCTGTCCCCATAACCCCTCCTGCGGCCCCAGCAGTGCCTGCTTCCAGCCCTGTACCCCCTACAGTTCCTTCTTTGGCCTCCGCAGTTTTCCCTGCAGATTCTGCAGCTGGCCCCAAGGGATCTTCAGTAGCATCTTCTAAGCCTCCTGTTGTTTCTGCTTCTGGCCCAGTAGCCTCCCCAACGTCACCTGTCATCTCTCCTCCTGGCTCTGTGGCCATTACTTCCCCATTGGCTGTTTCCACATCATCTGCAGCCTCAGCCTCGGCTCCTTCTCTTCCCCCGGTGACCCCTAGCCCTGCCCCCAGATCCCCAGCTGTCCCTGTTGGCTCTGCTGCCTTGACCTTGGATGCATCACAGGTCCCTGTCACCTCTGTTGGGGATAAGGTGCCTCCACGAAAAACAGTATCTTTGCCTCTTGCACCTGCAGATCGTTCTGTTTCTGCCACAGCTGTAAGCAGTCTCCCTCAGCCTGCTTCCCCTCCTACATCCTCTATAAAAAAGCTAACTCCCTCTGCTGTGCTTTCTAAGCCATCACCAGCTTCACCTGCATCTGGTCTAGCATCTGAAGTGCCACCCAAACCCCCCACCCCTGTCTCTGCTGTCACTGAAGACGACGAGTTGCCACCTTTGATCCCTCCAGAGGCGCCTGCTGGGGAGCCGCCTCTGCAGCCAGTCCTGGTGGATTTCTCTCCTAAACCAGCTGCGGCCCTTGCTGAGGCCCCAGCAactgctcctcttcctcctcctgccaaaCAACCTGCCCTGAAGAATGACAAGG GGTCTGGGACAGAATCCGACAGTGATGAATCAGTGCCAGAACTTGAAGAGCAGGACTCTACGCAGGCCACAACACAGCAGGCACAG CTTGCAGCAGCAGCTGAAATAGATGAAGAACCAGTTAGCAAAGCAAAACAGAGCCGGAGTGAAAAGAAAGCACGGAAG